One genomic region from Candida albicans SC5314 chromosome 6, complete sequence encodes:
- a CDS encoding uncharacterized protein (Has domain(s) with predicted oxidoreductase activity and role in metabolic process) — MSQLFSLNGQVAILTGGTNGIGLGYAKGLASADLDQLILTYRSESTLEKAKKIIHEVNPNVQIDGIKIDFLKDEEDEIITKIVEESYKLSKTSNIDILVNNAGITERYPFEDFPQDKFDDVIKVDLNIPVKLTKAIGKKMLETNTKGKIVFTASLLSFQGGMLSTPYAISKGALKQFTQAVSNEWSSRGIRVNSIAPGYIKTNLTDSMSEENKKIVDLRIPMKRWGNPDDFMGPIVYLTSDASKYVTGDTLLVDGGWMGR, encoded by the coding sequence ATGTCTCAATTATTTTCCCTTAATGGCCAAGTAGCAATTTTAACTGGTGGTACCAATGGTATTGGATTAGGTTATGCCAAAGGTTTGGCTAGTGCAGACTTggatcaattgatattaaCCTACAGATCAGAATCCACTTTGGAAAAagcaaagaaaataatCCATGAAGTCAATCCAAATGTTCAAATTGATGGtatcaaaattgattttttaaaagatgaagaagatgaaattatcaCCAAAATAGTTGAAGAATCCTATAAATTATCTAAAACTTCAAACATTGATATTTTGGTCAATAATGCAGGAATAACTGAAAGATATCCTTTTGAAGATTTTCCACAAGATAAGTTTGACGATGTGATAaaagttgatttgaatattcCGGTAAAGTTGACTAAAGCTATTGGTAAGAAAATGCTTGAAACAAATACCAAGGGTAAGATTGTTTTTACCGCTTCTTTGTTATCATTCCAAGGCGGGATGTTGTCGACCCCCTATGCCATCAGTAAAGGTGCTTTAAAACAATTCACACAAGCAGTATCTAATGAATGGTCATCAAGAGGTATCAGGGTCAATTCAATTGCACCTGGATATATCAAAACCAATTTGACCGACAGCATGAGTGAagagaacaagaaaattgttgatttgagAATCCCAATGAAAAGATGGGGTAACCCAGATGACTTTATGGGGCCAATTGTCTATCTTACATCTGATGCATCGAAATATGTTACTGGTGACACATTATTAGTTGATGGTGGTTGGATGGGCCGATAG
- the SKI8 gene encoding SKI complex subunit WD repeat protein (Ortholog(s) have role in nuclear-transcribed mRNA catabolic process, 3'-5' exonucleolytic nonsense-mediated decay, nuclear-transcribed mRNA catabolic process, non-stop decay and protein complex assembly, more) codes for MGKQYISTVSASQAHKSDILGVAITNKFTVSVSSDGYAKFWDNKQDEVHSPKEFVQSVFIDKSGIHAVAAYENVLPSSTLKVTLLAFACFNGSIIFRYYINDDFSTIESLTDDIKSFESNCWTPGFYRDPESKQDYFITTKTNGTTEVHLLNIVDENEKAVITFEKFGQLKGNSSSFPNSLAICPTENKKCAVGYINGDVLLYDFVSLKLIYTFRSSDLVTSRNSQSTSIPRVLAFSPGGTLLAVARDNQAAGSITLYDVEHGENVGSLATPSHSAKSVVGGFAHQGWILGLSFDEEGKHLASCGFDKCIRVWNLETSEREATISISISDLDDTTHNDQDESVASGVAFIKKGVRGGSGGDSNEGLCVVSFDRGIRWYREAGGI; via the coding sequence TTCACTGTGTCTGTGTCCAGTGATGGATATGCAAAATTTTGGGACAACAAGCAAGACGAAGTTCATCTGCCTAAAGAATTTGTCCAACTGGTATTTATAGATAAAAGCGGAATCCATGCGGTGGCTGCTTACGAAAATGTTTTGCCAAGTTCCACATTGAAAGTGACATTATTAGCATTTGCATGTTTCAATGGATCTATCATCTTCAGATATTATATCAATGATGACTTTTCAACTATCGAAAGTCTAACTGATGATataaaatcatttgaaaGCAATTGTTGGACCCCTGGCTTTTATCGCGATCCAGAATCCAAACAAGACTATTTTATTACAACCAAGACCAATGGCACTACAGAGGttcatttattgaatattgttgatgaaaatgagaAGGCTGTAATCACATTTGAAAAGTTTGGGCAATTAAAAGGAaactcttcttctttcccAAATTCTTTGGCTATATGTCCAACAGAGAATAAAAAATGTGCTGTGGGGTACATCAATGGTGATGTCTTGTTATATGACTTTGTTAGCTTGAAATTGATATACACATTTCGTTCGAGTGATTTGGTGACCAGTAGAAATTCCCAATCGACGTCTATACCTAGGGTGTTGGCATTTTCCCCTGGTGGAACCTTGTTGGCTGTGGCAAGAGACAATCAAGCTGCTGGGTCAATTACATTATACGACGTTGAGCATGGTGAGAATGTGGGGTCTTTGGCCACACCCTCACACTCGGCCAAATCTGTTGTTGGTGGGTTTGCGCATCAAGGCTGGATTTTGGGGTTGAGTTTTGATGAGGAAGGTAAGCACTTGGCTAGTTGTGGATTTGACAAATGCATAAGAGTCTGGAATTTAGAAACAAGCGAAAGGGAAGCAACAATTAGTATATCTATATCAGACTTAGATGATACTACACATAATGATCAAGACGAGAGTGTCGCTTCTGGTGTTGCTTTTATTAAAAAGGGGGTTAGAGGTGGCTCTGGTGGTGACAGCAATGAAGGATTATGTGTCGTGAGTTTCGATAGAGGAATAAGATGGTACCGAGAGGCAGGAGGAATATAG